The following coding sequences lie in one Brevibacterium marinum genomic window:
- a CDS encoding MFS transporter: MSTPATASATRTSSATRWPAILCWLAVALEGFDLVVLGAVIPELLATNAIGFTPEAATLVATLSLVGVGLGAAAVGPVADRFGRRYTIIFCVLFFSVFTLLVAFSPNVALFTTFRFIAGLALGAVMPGCLAYISEHNKSGKTGKATTLTMTGYHAGAVAISLLAVFYSHNWHLLFIAGGVAGLVLVPLLWWKLPESQEFVDAQAAKARPSAEAGVWGDAVAVAPKTGMAGLFVGRFKLVTIGVWAASFMGLLLVYGLNTWLPKIMADAGYEVSDSLVMLFVMNVGAVVGLVLAGWLADKHGTKPIVLMWFILAAVFLAALSIPMTSQILLNIAVFITGVFVFSAQVLVYAFVSAIYPPTARGTAIGMASAVGRIGAIVGPFITGALVTAGIAYPWGFYLFAFVAVLGFAAMVIVPKAVDHAGR, from the coding sequence ATGTCCACACCCGCCACAGCCTCTGCCACCCGCACGTCGAGCGCCACTCGCTGGCCGGCGATCCTGTGCTGGCTGGCCGTTGCCCTCGAGGGCTTCGACCTCGTCGTACTCGGGGCCGTGATCCCCGAACTGCTGGCGACGAACGCCATCGGATTCACCCCCGAGGCCGCGACGCTCGTGGCGACGCTGAGCCTGGTGGGCGTGGGCCTCGGCGCGGCGGCGGTGGGGCCGGTCGCCGACCGATTCGGACGTCGCTATACGATCATCTTCTGCGTGCTCTTCTTCTCCGTCTTCACGCTGCTGGTGGCGTTCTCCCCGAATGTCGCGCTGTTCACGACCTTTCGGTTCATCGCCGGGCTGGCCCTGGGCGCCGTGATGCCCGGCTGCCTCGCCTACATCAGCGAGCACAACAAGTCGGGCAAGACAGGCAAGGCGACGACGCTGACGATGACCGGTTATCACGCCGGCGCCGTCGCGATCTCTCTGCTCGCCGTCTTCTACTCCCACAACTGGCACCTGCTCTTCATCGCCGGCGGCGTGGCCGGACTCGTGCTCGTGCCACTGCTGTGGTGGAAGCTGCCGGAGTCCCAGGAGTTCGTCGACGCCCAGGCTGCGAAAGCCCGGCCGTCCGCCGAGGCCGGGGTCTGGGGCGACGCGGTGGCCGTGGCTCCGAAGACCGGGATGGCGGGACTGTTCGTGGGCCGGTTCAAACTGGTTACGATCGGCGTTTGGGCGGCGAGCTTCATGGGCCTGCTGCTCGTCTACGGCCTCAACACCTGGCTGCCGAAGATCATGGCCGATGCCGGCTATGAGGTCTCGGATTCGCTCGTCATGCTCTTCGTGATGAACGTCGGCGCCGTCGTCGGCCTCGTCCTCGCCGGCTGGCTTGCGGACAAGCACGGCACAAAGCCGATCGTCCTCATGTGGTTCATCCTCGCCGCCGTGTTCCTTGCCGCTCTGAGCATCCCGATGACCAGCCAAATCCTGCTCAACATCGCGGTCTTCATCACCGGTGTGTTCGTCTTCTCCGCCCAGGTCCTCGTCTACGCATTCGTGTCCGCGATCTACCCGCCCACCGCGCGCGGCACCGCGATCGGCATGGCCTCGGCCGTGGGTCGCATCGGGGCGATCGTCGGGCCGTTCATCACCGGCGCACTCGTCACCGCCGGCATCGCCTACCCGTGGGGCTTCTACCTCTTCGCATTCGTCGCCGTCCTCGGCTTCGCAGCCATGGTCATCGTTCCGAAGGCCGTGGACCACGCCGGACGGTGA
- a CDS encoding benzaldehyde dehydrogenase, whose product MSENSFLGTEWHGKIFTGAWTAGGDESYDVVEPATGETLGRLGAADGDDVNAAATRAAAAQKEWAKTTPAERAAVLRRAGALWAEHAAEISDWIIRESGAIPAKAGLEVGSAEAICYESSALPSHPKGQVLTSNEPRWSFSRRVPAGVVSVIAPFNFPLILSIRSVAPALALGNAVLLKPDPRTAVCGGVALARIFAEAGLPEGLLQVLPGGREAGEAVVSAPEVSVISFTGSTAAGRKVGEAAGRLLKRCHLELGGNNALVVLPGAEVGPATSAGAFGSWMHQGQICMTTGRHLVHESVYDDYVEQLSERARNLPVGNPATEEVALGPIIDDNQRTSVRDIIDKAQADGARLAAGGTGDGAFVPPTVLADLSPSNPAWTQEIFGPVAPVSRFSTLEEAAELVNSSEYGLSVGILGDVGMAIELADLVDTGKIHINEQTVSDEANVPFGGTKDSGNGSRFGGPEANIEAFTETQWVTMRSQIAPYPF is encoded by the coding sequence ATGAGCGAGAACAGTTTCCTGGGCACCGAGTGGCACGGCAAGATCTTCACGGGGGCATGGACCGCCGGGGGCGACGAGTCCTACGACGTCGTCGAACCCGCGACGGGTGAGACCCTGGGCAGGCTCGGCGCGGCAGACGGCGATGACGTCAACGCCGCCGCCACTCGAGCGGCAGCAGCACAGAAGGAATGGGCGAAGACGACACCGGCGGAACGCGCCGCCGTCCTCCGCCGGGCCGGCGCCCTGTGGGCCGAGCACGCCGCGGAGATCTCGGACTGGATCATCCGCGAGTCCGGCGCGATCCCCGCCAAAGCAGGATTGGAAGTCGGCTCCGCCGAGGCGATCTGCTACGAGTCCTCGGCCCTGCCCAGCCACCCCAAGGGCCAGGTCCTGACCTCGAACGAGCCCCGCTGGTCCTTCTCCCGCCGTGTGCCCGCCGGAGTCGTCTCCGTCATCGCACCGTTCAACTTCCCGCTCATCCTCTCGATCCGCTCGGTCGCCCCGGCGCTGGCCCTGGGCAATGCCGTCCTGCTCAAACCGGACCCCCGGACTGCGGTCTGCGGTGGTGTGGCACTGGCCCGGATCTTCGCCGAGGCGGGACTTCCCGAAGGACTCCTTCAGGTGCTGCCCGGAGGCCGTGAAGCCGGCGAGGCCGTGGTGTCGGCACCCGAGGTCTCGGTCATCTCCTTCACGGGATCGACCGCGGCCGGGCGCAAGGTCGGCGAGGCCGCCGGTCGCCTCCTCAAGCGCTGCCACCTCGAACTCGGTGGAAACAACGCACTCGTCGTCCTCCCCGGGGCAGAGGTCGGTCCGGCCACCTCGGCGGGAGCGTTCGGCTCCTGGATGCATCAGGGCCAGATCTGCATGACCACGGGCCGCCACCTGGTCCACGAGTCCGTCTACGACGACTACGTCGAGCAGTTGTCCGAGCGGGCCAGGAATCTCCCTGTCGGCAACCCTGCCACCGAGGAGGTCGCGTTGGGCCCGATCATCGACGACAACCAGCGGACCAGCGTGCGCGACATCATCGACAAGGCCCAGGCCGATGGTGCACGACTGGCAGCGGGAGGAACCGGGGACGGGGCCTTCGTGCCGCCGACGGTTCTGGCCGACCTGAGCCCGTCGAACCCGGCGTGGACACAGGAGATCTTCGGCCCCGTGGCCCCGGTCAGCCGCTTCTCGACCCTCGAAGAAGCCGCGGAGCTCGTCAATTCAAGCGAATACGGTTTGTCCGTGGGCATCCTCGGGGACGTGGGCATGGCGATCGAGTTGGCCGACCTCGTCGACACCGGCAAGATCCACATCAATGAGCAGACGGTCTCCGATGAGGCGAACGTGCCGTTCGGCGGCACGAAGGACTCCGGCAACGGATCCCGATTCGGCGGTCCTGAGGCCAACATCGAAGCCTTCACCGAAACCCAGTGGGTCACGATGCGCTCGCAGATCGCGCCGTACCCCTTCTGA
- the mdlC gene encoding benzoylformate decarboxylase, producing MTAVSVRQAVHELMAFHGMTTMFGNPGSNELPFLKDLPARYILGLHEATVVAMADGYSQITDRPTLVNLHAASGTGNGLGALTNSAISRSKLVITAGQQVRDMIGPEVMLANVDAAALAKPLVHQSLEPLSAADVPRAFSQSVFASERGPVYLSVPYDDWDAEVPAAQINQLSRTVAKAGTIDPRVVSDLGDKLRTATKPVLVLGPDVDDEKTWETTIALAEAFDLPVWAAPSLSRLPFPNQHPNFRGVLPAGIAPIGEILGAHDLALVIGAPVFRYHQWQPGQYLPETTELIQIGDDPAAAARAPFGDALIADPVEAIGALAGELGATDRTPHEAHIQIEPAAASAIDGVLHPEEVFASLRETMPADTRFVVESTSTNAAFWAQMDLRHSGSYFFPASGGLGWGLPAAMGVALADPDRPVVAIIGDGSAHYSISALRTAVEENIPVIIVLLRNGTYGALDWFADMLGVDKAPGLDLGEVDFVSIARGYQMRAEHVDSAADLDRSIAEAADRAHRNGTPTFIEVSTEKTRPEKK from the coding sequence ATGACAGCGGTCTCGGTACGCCAAGCAGTCCACGAACTCATGGCATTTCACGGAATGACCACGATGTTCGGCAACCCGGGATCAAATGAGCTCCCCTTCCTCAAAGACCTCCCCGCCCGCTACATCCTCGGCCTGCACGAGGCCACGGTGGTCGCGATGGCCGACGGGTACTCACAGATCACCGACCGCCCTACGCTGGTCAACCTCCACGCCGCATCCGGCACCGGCAATGGCCTGGGAGCGCTGACGAACTCCGCGATCTCCCGCTCGAAGCTCGTCATCACCGCCGGTCAGCAGGTCCGTGACATGATCGGACCCGAGGTCATGCTCGCCAACGTCGACGCCGCAGCACTGGCCAAACCGCTCGTCCACCAATCGCTCGAACCCCTGAGCGCCGCCGATGTTCCGCGCGCCTTCTCCCAGTCCGTGTTCGCCTCCGAACGCGGCCCCGTCTACCTCTCGGTGCCCTACGACGACTGGGACGCCGAAGTCCCCGCCGCACAGATCAACCAGCTCTCCCGGACCGTGGCCAAGGCCGGCACCATCGACCCGCGCGTCGTCTCCGATCTCGGGGACAAGCTGCGCACGGCGACGAAGCCCGTCCTCGTCCTCGGCCCCGACGTCGATGACGAGAAGACCTGGGAGACGACGATCGCCCTCGCCGAGGCATTCGACCTCCCGGTCTGGGCCGCGCCGTCCCTCTCACGCCTGCCGTTCCCCAACCAGCACCCGAACTTCCGTGGCGTCCTGCCCGCCGGCATCGCCCCGATCGGTGAGATCCTCGGTGCCCACGACCTGGCGCTGGTCATCGGCGCACCCGTCTTCCGCTACCACCAGTGGCAGCCCGGTCAGTACCTGCCCGAGACCACCGAGCTCATCCAGATCGGTGACGACCCGGCCGCCGCGGCCCGCGCCCCCTTCGGCGACGCCCTCATCGCCGATCCCGTCGAGGCCATCGGCGCCCTGGCCGGGGAACTCGGTGCGACCGACCGGACCCCACACGAAGCCCACATTCAGATCGAACCCGCGGCCGCCTCGGCGATCGACGGGGTCCTCCACCCGGAGGAGGTCTTCGCGTCATTGCGCGAGACCATGCCCGCCGACACCCGGTTCGTCGTCGAATCGACGTCGACGAACGCCGCCTTCTGGGCGCAGATGGACCTGCGGCACTCCGGCTCCTACTTCTTCCCTGCCTCGGGCGGACTCGGATGGGGACTGCCGGCCGCAATGGGCGTGGCCCTGGCCGACCCGGACCGGCCGGTCGTCGCGATCATCGGCGACGGCTCCGCCCACTACTCGATCTCCGCACTGCGCACCGCCGTCGAGGAGAACATCCCCGTCATCATCGTCCTGCTGCGCAACGGCACCTACGGAGCCCTCGACTGGTTCGCGGACATGCTCGGCGTCGACAAGGCACCGGGTCTCGACCTCGGCGAGGTCGACTTCGTCTCCATCGCCCGCGGATACCAGATGCGAGCAGAACACGTCGACTCCGCCGCTGACCTCGACCGATCGATCGCCGAGGCGGCCGACCGCGCCCATCGGAACGGGACACCGACCTTCATCGAAGTCAGCACAGAGAAGACCCGACCAGAGAAGAAGTAG
- a CDS encoding IclR family transcriptional regulator, which yields MANSQSGDSMIDRLVRVLGSFDPDHQSLSTEELSERAALPKSTAYRLINDMMRHNLLQRDPSGRIRIGVGMWELSNRASDAVDLATVARPYMTRVHDFVGENTQLGILREREVLIIERMSKPTAVIHRSKTAGRLPAHASSCGLVLLAHAPKHVREAYLRGPLAAITEKTTTDPAVLRKMLATIRTYHFAELVGHIDDGTTGIAVPVFDGNGLTIAGLGVVVDSDNHVGGPAIMQALRTASAGITKDLEAQGKSVVD from the coding sequence ATGGCGAACTCTCAATCGGGTGATTCCATGATCGATCGGCTGGTCCGAGTCCTCGGGTCGTTCGATCCCGATCATCAGAGCCTGAGCACAGAGGAGCTCTCCGAGCGAGCGGCGCTTCCCAAATCCACCGCATACCGGCTGATCAACGACATGATGCGGCACAATCTGCTGCAGCGCGACCCCAGCGGACGGATCAGGATCGGCGTGGGGATGTGGGAGCTGTCGAACCGCGCCTCCGACGCCGTCGACCTGGCGACCGTGGCCAGGCCGTATATGACCCGTGTCCATGACTTCGTCGGCGAGAACACACAGCTGGGCATCCTCCGCGAACGTGAGGTCCTCATCATCGAGAGGATGTCGAAGCCCACCGCGGTCATCCACCGCTCGAAGACCGCCGGGAGGCTTCCCGCCCATGCTTCGTCGTGCGGTCTCGTGCTGCTTGCCCACGCTCCGAAGCATGTGCGGGAAGCGTATCTGCGCGGACCGCTGGCAGCGATCACGGAGAAGACGACCACGGATCCGGCCGTGCTGCGGAAGATGCTGGCCACGATTCGGACCTATCACTTCGCGGAACTCGTCGGACACATCGATGACGGCACCACGGGGATTGCGGTGCCCGTCTTCGACGGCAATGGGCTGACGATCGCCGGGCTCGGCGTCGTCGTCGACTCGGACAACCATGTGGGCGGGCCGGCGATCATGCAGGCCCTGCGCACCGCCTCGGCGGGGATCACGAAGGATCTCGAGGCGCAGGGTAAGTCTGTGGTGGACTGA
- a CDS encoding DUF2277 domain-containing protein, whose product MCRNIRTLHNFEPHATSDEVHAAALQYVRKIAGTAKPSRANTEAFDTAVEEIAHTTQHLLDALVTNAPPKNREVEAEKRRARYATRT is encoded by the coding sequence ATGTGCAGGAACATCAGAACACTTCACAATTTCGAACCCCACGCCACCTCGGACGAAGTGCACGCTGCGGCGCTGCAGTACGTGCGCAAGATCGCGGGGACGGCGAAGCCGTCTCGGGCCAACACTGAGGCCTTCGACACCGCTGTCGAGGAGATCGCCCACACGACTCAGCATCTCCTCGATGCGCTCGTGACGAACGCGCCGCCGAAGAACAGAGAAGTCGAAGCCGAGAAGCGACGAGCCAGATACGCGACCCGAACGTAG